Genomic window (Chitinophagales bacterium):
GCAATTACGAACCAACCCTTAAAAAATCTAGTAGAGACCACATCAACCCATGGCTATCAAATCTTATAAATAATGAAGATTTGAAGGATTATAGCACCTATAAATTCAAAAATTCTCTCTTTCTAGCTCCGAGTTATCTCTTAGATGAACTACCACTGCTATCAAAACAGTTTTATATTAAACAAATTGGTATAGAAGTGGGGCAATACCAAGGTCAAGAAATAGACCCGCATCAAGGATTAGCCATGCTTCATTATGAAAAAAAAGGCTTCCCATCGGTTGACTTAACCTCCGAACAGGCCCTTAGTTATTTATCGTGCGAAGACCCTCAACTAAATTTATCAAATGGAAGCTTTCTTTTTCAATTCCAAGATAAGCCCCTAGGATTCGCTAAAATAGAAAAGTCTAAATTTTTTAATCTCTATCCGAGTGGGTGGAGGATAAGGAAGAAGAACTTTTGAGTTCTATTTCGTAAACTCCATTAACTCGGTAGCTTCTTTGCTTTCTGGGTCTAGAACGAGAACTTCATCCAATAAAGTCTTAGCTCTAGCTTTGTCGTTATCATTTTTGATAGCGATTTTGGCAAGATAGATTTTCGCTTCTATGACTTTTTTCTTATTCTTTTCCTCGTTTCCGACTACCATCTCAAGATACTTGGTATAGTCTTCCCTCGCAGAAGCTGCTGTCTGCTCAGGATCCAAATATACTTTACACTTAGCCTTCATATAATATGCATCTGATGAATTTGGGGACAACTCTAATACTTTTGTAAATGTAGCATCAGCTTCTTCAAATAATTTATTTTTATACAAAGCTGAACCCAGATTTAAATAATCTGAAGCTACAGGTTCTGGCAATTCCACCACTTTCTTTGCAAACTCAAGTTCTTCTGCTGGCATTTTAGCCTTTTTAAATGCCTCAACGATACTTTTCACCGCATCCTTATCTTTAGAATTCATTTCGACAGCCTTACGAAGGTTACTTACTCCCTTTTCCTTATCTCCCAGAGCTATGTAAGCTTTACCCAAATATTCGTAATCGCCAGAAAGAATTTTTTCTCTAGGTTGCGTCTCTAAAAACTTTTCTAAGAAAGTTATTGCTTCTTGAAATTTACCAGTCTCATAGTATGAATAGCCTATCAATCGATTCAGATAATTATACTTGTTGTCACCTTTGATAATTTCATTGATTTGCTCTATGGCTTTCTCATAGTTTTTAGCCTTGAAGTAAATATTGGCTAAGAAAGCCATATCTTCAGGACTTTTATCTCCAATCTGAAGTAATTTTTGCTGATACATTTCCGCGGTGTCATAGACTTTGTACCTATAATAGATTTGTGCTAAATAGTTCAATGAAAATGTATTGTTTGGGTCTATCGATAATGCTTTATTAAAATTTGGTAAAGCCTCCTTATATACCTTAGCTCTAAAATAATAATATCCAATTTTTGCATAAGGTAGTGCGGTATTCGGAGCATACTGTTGAGCGTATTCATATTGAATATTCCCGCTACCTCCATCCTGATTGCTAAGATAGGCATCACCCCATACGATTCTATAATCTGCATTAGATTTGACCATATCGCAGGCTTTTTTCGCCCAAGCAATAGCCTCGTCTTTTTCTTCTATCGACGAGTTCGCTATAGCTCTAGAAATAGCTATAAATACTTCTGGATTTTTATTTTTTGTTTCATTAGCGGCTTCTTCAAACAATTTACTTGCTCCTGTTTTATTTTTCGCATTTAACTCTAGCCAACCAAGTCCAATTTTTCCATAAGGTTTGGTAGCGATAGAATTAAAACTAGCTTTTGCTGCTTCCAAATTCTCTTGCTTCATTTGGGCAAATCCCTTATAAAAAATATCTTCTTCTGCGGAGGATTTTGCAAACTCTTTTTCTGCTGAGATCCATCGCTCATCCTGGAGCATTTGCAGACCTAGTTTAGACTGTGCTAGTAAATTAGTCATGGTAAAACTCGCCGCTAAAAAAAATAAAATTGGTTTATTCATGGTTTATTTTAAAAATTTGTATCTAAGAATAAGTTCGTAAAGGTAGGGTTTATTTATTTTATGATATTTAACCAAATTGTCATCCTTACAATTCTTTTCTGGTTTGTACCACTCTTGTTACCATATTAGCGGGTACCAGACCAGCTTTGAGCACAATTCGCTGTCCGATTTCACCCGTCATGAAATTTAAAAATCCACGTCCTAAGCCCAATCCATTTTCCTTAAGCGTAGCCCGCATGAGACGGCGCATAGGGTATAGGTGCGATGCTATATAGCCAGGATGTGGAGGGTAATAGTATTGTGAATTAGCCGCATCTCGCATTTCTACAGGAAATATATGCTTAGAAAAAGCCAGATTCTCTTCATCTTGATTGTCACTAATCCAATTGACACCGATAACTCCCAATGCGTTTTTATTGTTCTGTACATAAGTCATGACTTCGAGATTGGCCTTCTGCGCAAAAGCTTGAGTGGTCAGGGCTCTCCCTCGTAATAGACTATCTTGAATATACTCTACCGTGCTAGAGGCTGCATGGTCAAAAACCAAGGTTATTTTGCCACTACCTCCACCATTCACCAATTGTGAAAAATCTGTAATTTCGCCTGCACATACTTTCGCTAGCTCCTCCGTTGTCATTTTCAATCCTTGACGACTATTATTAGCTATGATAGCCACGGCATCTTTTCCTATGAAAGCATTTTTAGGAGAATAATCTCTTTTTTGAAAAAATGAAATATAATATGCTGTGTCTATAGCACTTGCAGTGATAATCATACGGACACTATCGTCATCCATAGCCTTTACCACTTCAGCAGCTGGCTTATAAATCATATTGATTTTAGCTTCGGGATACTGACTTTCAAAAACCATAACCTCACTATCCAGAAGAGGCTTGTAGTTTTCATCTGCTACTACTGTGATTCGTCCCGAAGTGGTAGTATCCGATAAAAGTTTTTTTTCTTCACATGAAATGACTAGCCCAAGTGCGAAACCTAAAAATGTAAGTCTATATAGATAATTCATATTATTCATTGTTTGGAATGACATCCTCTCCCGCTTTGTAGGCTCTATAAACCCTAAAAAGACCATAAATCACCAATAGGGCAAAGAAGGTATAAGTCTGCATCAAAGAAAGACCTGTCATATCTCTATAAACATAAATAGCAATAGCCAATCCTAAAAAACCCAAGGCAATAGCAAATCGAAAAAAGAAAATGAAACGTGAGGGCATGTTATTTATGGATTTTGCTTTTTGTAATTTATAGCACAATCTATGAACTTCTTAAACACTCCGACTTCATTGTAATTTGCCAGTGGTTCGTTTATAATTCTTCCACTATTTGGATCTATGAGGGCATACTGGGGCTGAGATAAATGATGCATGTTGGTGGATTGAAAATCTGACCATTTATCGCCCACAGTCACTAGTTCCTTTTTTAGCTTTTGAGAATATCGCTTTTCATTTTCAGGTAGAGATGTTTTCTCATCTACAAAAAGTGAAACAATCACGAATTTATTCTTCATATCTTCATAAACCATTTTGTCTGGCCACACATTTTCCTCCATTTTTCTGCAATTTACACAGGCATGACCTGTAAAATCAACAAATAAAATTTTATTCTCTTTTTTAGCTTTCTCTAAAGCCAAGTCATATTGATTTTCATGCTGTTCAAAATGACCTTTGTATTCGCTTATACTATAAGTCTTAGGTGGAGGGAATCCACTAATAAGATTTAATTCACCACCAAAAAAATCCGTCATTAAATAAATGGCGAAAATAAAGCTTGTTATACCAAGAATATTTGTTGTTAAACCCGCCTTAATTAAATATTCCGCTTTAAATGCAAATTTTCCGATCAAATAAAGCCCCATCAAAATGGCTATAATTATCCATATAATTACAAATTGCTCTCTTTTTAGCAATCCCCATTGAATAACTAAATCTGCATTGGACAGGAATTTAAAGGCGAAAGCTAGTTCAATATAGGCAAAAACATTTTTTACAACATCCAACCAAGAGCCTGACTTTGGCAACTTAGCCATTGCTTTGGGGAATAATGCAAAAATTGCAAATGGAATTCCTAAACCTAATCCAAATCCTGAGAATGCTGGGGTAATAAACTTAGCGTCTTTTGCACTAGCTAACACTAAACCAAGTATAGGCCCAGTACACGAAAACGAAACAATAGCAAGTGTAAATGCCATGAAAAATATCCCGATAAAATCACCTGTGCTTGATTTGCTATCCATTTTATTAGCAATACTAGAAGGCAATGAAATATCAAAGAAGCCAAATAATGAAATAGCAAAAACCAAGAAAATCACAAAAAATGCTAGGTTTACCCAAATATTCGTTGAGAAATTACTTAACGCATCTCCTCCTAATAATCCAAAGTTGAACGGAAGGCTTAACAGAAAATATACTAGAAAAATAGAAAATCCATATAAAATTGCGTTTCGTGTTCCTTTTCCTTTTTCAGAACCTTTTAAGAAAAAGCTCATGGTCATAGGTATCATAGGAAAGGTGCAAGGGAAAAATAATGCAGCAAAACCCCCTAACAATCCTATAAAAAAGGCAGACCAAGGGTTTAACTCTTCGTGTTTGTCATCGCCACAATCTGTTAGTGGTTTGCCATATACGCCATATCCATCATCTGCAATTGTTGCTGAATCCGCAGCGACGGCTTCTGTTGGAAAACTGTCATTGGTTTCACCAACTTGACCTTCTTCACCAAATAGTTTATTGATATCATCTAACTCTTTTTGACTAGTAGAATCTGCCGAAGTAATTGTCGGCTCTTCATGTTTAGCCTTTTCAACAGGTTTGAAAAATAGTTTCGGAAGAGCAATTATTAAGACAAAAACAACAAAAAGAGCAACTAATTTCTTCACAAAATGAATTTAATAAATAAAAATAAACTATTTAACCGCAGCGGTGAAGCTAAAATCAGCCGGTGGCAAACACTTCGTAGGGTCACATATCTGATAATTGATAGAACCCGCTATGGTTTTCTGTCCTGTAAACTTAACCTTTTGTACAAATACAACAGTACCTTCATAATAATTGAGTTTATTTTTAAATCCCTCTTCTGCTTTAGATATCTTCTTGCCAAGTTCTCTCGCCTTGCCCTGTGCCACTACAGCCTTGTCACTAAATGTAAACGTAGGAGGTATAAGCATATCATCTCCAGGGTCTTGTGACCAAATATGCCATGTTGGCGCTAGTGTCGCTTTAAAATATACTTCGGCAGTATTGGCTCCCGTTTTTTTGGCTACTACGGTCCATTTGATTTGCGAAACTCCTTTGGTGGCTTGCGCACTCAAACCAAGAACCATAAATAAGATAGAAAGGGTTAAAATAATTTTTTTCATTTGAAATAAGTTTAAATATGAGATATGTAAATTGTCTAGGGAGTTTATATCTAATGATTTTTTAACTAAAACTAGTCCCACAGCCGCAGGTGGTCTTTGCATTTGGATTTTTAAAAAGAAAGCCTCTATTATTAAGACCAGACTCATAATCTACTTCTAAATTGTGAATCATGCTTGCCTGCGCCATATCTACTACCATAGAAAAACCATCTAGGTGCTCTATCACATCGGAGTCTTTTTTGTCATCAAATTCGAAAATATAGGAAAACCCAGCACATCCACCGTTCTTAGCTCCTAAGCGAAGAAATTTATGTGAATTTTGTGGTTCATTAGCTATCAACCGCTTAATTTGAGTTATCGCTCCTGGAGTAAATTTTACAATATTGCCTTGTAGGTTCACGTTAAGAAATTATATCTTGCTAAAATTAATGATATGACTAGAACGAAATTTCCTTAATTTGCGTTTCAAAAATAGACAAAAAACCATGAGCGACTTCAATTTTTATGAATTATTAAAACTTATTATCCCTCAAATAGGAGTATTGGTTTTGGTCTATATGTTTTTAAATCACTGGCTAAAAAGAGATAACATTTCGCAAGCCAAAAAGCGAAAAGATGAGTTTAATAAACTAATACTTCCCAATCAGATTCATGCCTTTGAGCGTATGGTGCTTTTTATGGAGCGTATTTCTTTTAGCAGTATTATACCTCGTCTCAATCAACCTCAGCTCACTGCCCAAGAGTTCCAATTTCTCCTCACTCAGGAAATTAATAATGAATTTCAGCACAACCTCTCTCAACAACTGTATATTCCTAATCAAACCTGGACGATGATTTGTCTGGCTAAAGATCAAATGCTACAAGAAATAATCCAAACAGCCCAGTCGTTGCCAGCTACTGCTAATTCTAAGGACTTAGCGGTCAAGCTCTTGAGTGAATCCGCTTTAAGCAAAGGCAAACTTTCTACAAGCTCTGTCATTGAAGCCCTGAAAAAAGATTTATATAAAATGGTTTAAGATGAGTTTAGTGAGAAATGGTATTATTATTATCACATTAGCACTTACATCTTGCGATGCCTCTACCCGCATTTCATCAATTGAAAATAAATCTCATAGAGTAGAAGGCACGGAAGGTCTCTCAAACTCCCGATTAGATTCTTTTCTAAAGCCATATAGACTGCAATTGGAAAGAACAATGAATGATACCATAGCATATTCTGATCAAACACTCACAAAGAAAAAAGTGGAGAGCACGCTTGGAAATTGGGTGGCAGACGGTATGATGTGGTATACTAGCAATAATCTTTCAGAAAAAGCAGATGTGGCAATTTGTAACTATGGGGGACTGAGAACAAAATCGCTGCCCTCTGGACCTATTTTGCTTAAGCATATTTTTGAACTCATGCCTTTTGAGAATGAATTAGTTCTAGTGGATGTAGATAGCAATGATTTTAAAATTATGCTGGAGCGAATCGCCCAAAAGGATGGATGGCCAGTATCTAAGGGTTTTTATCTCAAACTTAGTGACGATAATAAAATTCTAGATTGGAGTGTAGGGGGAACTAGAAAGCCAAACTATAATATAATAGTGAGCGATTACATAGCTACAGGTGGGGATGGTATGAATGTATTAATAGATAAGCCGCATAAAAACCTTAATATACTTATACGCGATGCCTTGATAAGCTATGCCAGATATCAAAAAAATTTACAAGCTAGTATAGATGGTAGAATAGTAAAAAATAAATCCAATGTTGACGAATAAATTAGAAGCCAAATCCATCATTCAAATTGACATAGAACAGTGGATTCCAAGTGAATCAGAATTAATGTTTTTGGATCTCAAGGACTTTCTTTTTAAAGAAATGATATTGAAGGAGGCTGAATTCAGAGAGCTGATCGACAAGAAAGATTGGACTGTTTTTCGAGATAAATTTACCCTATTACATATTTCAAATAAAGCTATCATTCCTCAATGGGCCTATCTCATAATTGCTAACAAACTCCAAGAAGTGAACAGTACATGTATTCTAAAAACGGAGAGCTATAAAGAAGATATTTTGATGCACATCATAGCGAACAAAGACTATACCGAATATAAAGGAAAACGACTTTTAATAAAAGGATGCAGTAAAGAGAAAATTTCGCAAAAACCTTACATTCTCCTGACACAAAAATTGACTCCTCTAGTTAAAGCCTTGTCTTTCGGAGAATCTTGTAGTACTGTACCATTATTTAAAAATTAAATTTCATTACATATGAATGAGAAATATAAAAATATCTTGTATAGCGCACTCGCTGTATTATTAGCGATCAATATCCTTTTTTTGATTAGTAGCAATACCAAAAATGAGAACAGTATCTCCTATCAAATGATTAACTCTGTAGTTAAGAATAAAGTATATGACTTCGCAGGAGAAGCTGTTCCTATGAACGATCCAGAGGTATTTGAGCGTCTTGACAGAGAACTTTCCAGCAATGTCTACTGGCAAGGAAACACGCTTCAAATCTTGAAACTATCAGAGAAGTATTTTCCCATCATAGAGCCAATTTTAAAAGAAAATGGCATTCCGGATGATTTCAAATATTTAGCAGTAGCAGAAAGTGGTTTGAGACATGTCACATCGCCTTCTGGTGCAGCTAGTACATGGCAAATCATGAAACAAACCGGAAAAGAGTATGGTCTAGTCATAAACGATGAGATCGACGAGCGCTACCATATTGAAAAATCTACAAGAGCTGCATGTAAATATTTAAACGCTGCTTATTTAAAGTATGGCAATTGGACACTAGCTGCAGCCTCCTATAATATGGGCATGGCGGGGCTTCAAGGAAAAATAAATGAACAACTTGAGGACAATTATTATAACTTGTGGCTAAATCAAGAAACCTCGCGCTATGTATTTCGACTCATAGCCTATAAGGAAATTCTTCAAAATCCAAAGTCGTATGGATTTATTTATCAGTTTGGGATTGATGCCTATCCTACCCAGAATTCAGAGCCAAAGTCGGTACCCTTACCTATCTATGATTTGGCACTTTGGGCCAAGGATAATCAGACCAACTACAAGACTATACGGACGTTAAATCCTTGGATACGAGGCAATAAAATCACTTCGCTGCACGACACGGCTATACTTATTGCCACCCCTATTAAATAATATCCACATCTTTAAGAAAAAAATCTATCTTTGCACACTCAAAAAATTCGGTGCGGTAGCTCAGTTGGTAGAGCAAAGGACTGAAAATCCTTGTGTCGGCGGTTCGATCCCGCCCCACACCACTCCATACAAGCCCCTTATTTTATAGGGGCTTTTTAATTCTCATAGGTGCATTTTGTGTATATCATTTTTTCTGCTAAGATAGACCGATATTATGTAGGAGAATCTGTGGATGTTATCAATCGACAGGAGCAGCATAATAGTTCTTTTTATAAAACTAGCAGTACGACCATAGCCGATGATTGGGAATTAAAACTGGCTTTGATTCTTGATACAAGAAAATCTGCGAGAATTGTAGAGAAATATATTAAGCAGATGAAATCAAGAAAATTTATTGAAAAGTTAATCCAAGACCCGATTTATTTGGAAAATTTCTGTAGGATAGTTTATGAGAAATTCACTATTAAAGTGGAAAAGTTATAACAAATAAAGTGTCGGCGTGTTCGCCCCGAAGCTTCGGGGCCGCCCCACACCACTCCAAATTTTCATAATACTCGACTGTTTTCAGTTAGAGATTTTTAAGAAAATCCCTCTTCCAGTTTCCTAACAAGCTTTTAGTTGTGATGACAGATGGCTGCGTCCTAGGGCAGATAAGGTTTTTTTCTAGGCGTTTATAAAATGAAAAATTCCCAACTCAAAAGTTGGGAATTTTTCATTTTATCTTACTAGTGTTATACTACCCTTTTTATCTCGCTTTTCTCCATTTAAGTATTCTACTTCCGCTGAGTAGCTATATACTCCGCTCGGTTGAGGTTCGCCTTTATAAGTGCCGTCCCAGCCCTGTGTGAGATGATTAGCTTCATACACTTTTTCTCCCCATCTATTAAATACAATGAATGAAAATCTTTTAACACCATTGCCATAGACATAGAGTTTATCATTCAGTCCATCATTATTTCCTGGTGAAAATGCACTAGGTACAAAGAAATCTAATGGGTCGAAAACAGGCACTTTAATCTTTGACTTAACTTTACAATCTTGATGATACGTTACTTCTACTTCATAGGTTGTAGTTGAATATGGGGAAGATTTTGGTCTTTTACAATCTGTGCAACTCAAACCCAAGCTTGGCGTCCAATTGACACTCTTGGTTGACGGAATGATTCCTGATTGAGACATAGTGTCAAAATAAAGCATGACTTGTTCACCCATGGTGAGGGTATCTGGCGCAGCAGCGTCTTTTTTAGCAGTAATCAATAATTCCTCTGGTTCGTTTATCGTATATTTTCTAGTAGCTAAGCAATTGTTGCTGTCCTTTACTACGACGCTATAATCCTTACCTGAAAGACCTGTAAATTTACTAGTACTAAAATAGGTGTCTCCACCATCAATACTATAGTCGTAGCTATTTCCCAATTTAGGGGTTCCCCCATTAGCATAAATAATGAGTACTCCATTTTTTAATTTAGGACAGGTTACATGATCTATTTTAACGTCTTCTATGGTTAACTCTTTGGGTTCTTTAATCTCTTGCTCTAAATAGGCCTTACAGAGATTAGCATCTGTTACAGTTAATCTATAAGGATTTGGGGTCGTGGCTGGTTTTAAATTTATCTGTTTTGAAAAATTACCTAGATTATGGCTCCATGAATAACTTAAATTTTTAAATCCACCCTTAGTATCAATTTCGATTTCACCATCATCGGCCTTATAGCATGTAATATGTTTTACTTTAGATACCCAAGCTGTAAATGGGTCTGGCTGTATCAAAGTAAATGACTGACTTTTCGGACAACCTTTGGCGTCTGTAAGTCTGACTGTATGCAATCCAGCTGGAAGGCTAACTGCACTATCCGTATATTGTTCATTAGGTGGTAGATTCCATACGATATTACTATAAGGTGCTTTGCCTCCAGTTATATCGATTTTAATTGAACCGCTTGCCTCACCGTGACATTTCGGATGTTTTATATTCTTACCTAAGGCTGTAATAAGTATATCTGAAGGCTCATAAACATTGGATGTTCCGGTAGCCTTACAACCTACAGCATCTGTTACAGTATAAAAATATGTTCCTGCTGCTAAATTTCTGAAATCTACCGATTTATCTTGACTGGAATTATCCGAGCTAAAATCATACGTCAATGGCAACGGGGCTTTATTGGCAGGGGTAATGGCGCTTATTTTGATAGAACCATTAGAGTATCCAAAGCACTGCACACTATCTACTGTTACTTGAGCTATTCTTAGTTGATAAATGGTGTCTACAATTATATATGGACTTGATGCCATACAACCATTCGCATCTCTTACGATAACCATATATTCCGCTAATCCTCTCAATGAACTCGCATTAGCAGAATTATATGTCAATCTATCCAAAGTGTCGATCTTGCCATTTAACTGATCTTTCATTACCCATGTAAAGTTGTAATTTACGGTAGGGTTTCCACCCGTAAATCGGGAGACAATCATGCTGCCATTCTTCACTTCTATACAATTGGCATTGCTGAGTATATTTACACCTATACTGAATGGCAAAGGTTTTTGTAATACTTGCAGAATACTGTGTGTACAACCCTTGTAATCTGTGACACGCAGCGTATAAGCGCCAGAATCAAGATTGTCAAACGAGGCTAAAGTATCTTTAGTATATAGTTCACTGACTTGAACTGAATTTTTTATCAACTCATAGTGGTAGGTCTGATTTCCTGATGGTATGTTACCTCTTTGACCAGCTCTGAGTTTTACAATTAGTTTTCCATCTAGTGTATTATGACATCGCGGATTCACTGCCAGCTCCATACTCAGAATCAGTGCTTCTGGTTCCGAGACCGTAAATTGATATGGTAAAACACACCTTTTGCTATTTGCTACATTCGTATAGTTAACATTAATATTTTTAACTCCACCTGTCAATCCTCTTAACTGACTAGATTGGGTATCTTGATTCGACCCTGGTTTATTCATAAATCCTAAATTATTCAGAAGAGCAGGATTCTTAGCGCTTACTTTTATAGTGTCCAAGGTAATGGAAGTGTCTCCTAAGCATCTAGTTTTAATAGAATCTATTGTCACAGTTATGAACTGTGGTGTATCAATATCATATTGCCACTGAACTACACAGCCTAGAGCATTTCTTACCTTTACTATTTTATTCTTGCCTGCAGTTTGAGTATAATTACAAGAATCTCCAGAATTAAAGCCACTACCAAAATCATAGTCGAATGGTCTGAATTTATCAACCGCTACGACACACACCTTTCCATCAGCATCTCCAAAACAGCTTGGCATTTGTGTGGAAGTCACCCCTTGTATGGCATTATTCTGAGGGATATCAATAG
Coding sequences:
- a CDS encoding lytic transglycosylase domain-containing protein, which translates into the protein MNEKYKNILYSALAVLLAINILFLISSNTKNENSISYQMINSVVKNKVYDFAGEAVPMNDPEVFERLDRELSSNVYWQGNTLQILKLSEKYFPIIEPILKENGIPDDFKYLAVAESGLRHVTSPSGAASTWQIMKQTGKEYGLVINDEIDERYHIEKSTRAACKYLNAAYLKYGNWTLAAASYNMGMAGLQGKINEQLEDNYYNLWLNQETSRYVFRLIAYKEILQNPKSYGFIYQFGIDAYPTQNSEPKSVPLPIYDLALWAKDNQTNYKTIRTLNPWIRGNKITSLHDTAILIATPIK
- a CDS encoding substrate-binding domain-containing protein, yielding MNYLYRLTFLGFALGLVISCEEKKLLSDTTTSGRITVVADENYKPLLDSEVMVFESQYPEAKINMIYKPAAEVVKAMDDDSVRMIITASAIDTAYYISFFQKRDYSPKNAFIGKDAVAIIANNSRQGLKMTTEELAKVCAGEITDFSQLVNGGGSGKITLVFDHAASSTVEYIQDSLLRGRALTTQAFAQKANLEVMTYVQNNKNALGVIGVNWISDNQDEENLAFSKHIFPVEMRDAANSQYYYPPHPGYIASHLYPMRRLMRATLKENGLGLGRGFLNFMTGEIGQRIVLKAGLVPANMVTRVVQTRKEL
- a CDS encoding iron-sulfur cluster assembly accessory protein; its protein translation is MNLQGNIVKFTPGAITQIKRLIANEPQNSHKFLRLGAKNGGCAGFSYIFEFDDKKDSDVIEHLDGFSMVVDMAQASMIHNLEVDYESGLNNRGFLFKNPNAKTTCGCGTSFS
- a CDS encoding GIY-YIG nuclease family protein, producing the protein MYIIFSAKIDRYYVGESVDVINRQEQHNSSFYKTSSTTIADDWELKLALILDTRKSARIVEKYIKQMKSRKFIEKLIQDPIYLENFCRIVYEKFTIKVEKL
- a CDS encoding 5'-nucleotidase C-terminal domain-containing protein, whose translation is MSLVRNGIIIITLALTSCDASTRISSIENKSHRVEGTEGLSNSRLDSFLKPYRLQLERTMNDTIAYSDQTLTKKKVESTLGNWVADGMMWYTSNNLSEKADVAICNYGGLRTKSLPSGPILLKHIFELMPFENELVLVDVDSNDFKIMLERIAQKDGWPVSKGFYLKLSDDNKILDWSVGGTRKPNYNIIVSDYIATGGDGMNVLIDKPHKNLNILIRDALISYARYQKNLQASIDGRIVKNKSNVDE
- a CDS encoding DUF2480 family protein, with translation MLTNKLEAKSIIQIDIEQWIPSESELMFLDLKDFLFKEMILKEAEFRELIDKKDWTVFRDKFTLLHISNKAIIPQWAYLIIANKLQEVNSTCILKTESYKEDILMHIIANKDYTEYKGKRLLIKGCSKEKISQKPYILLTQKLTPLVKALSFGESCSTVPLFKN
- a CDS encoding thioredoxin family protein, producing MKKLVALFVVFVLIIALPKLFFKPVEKAKHEEPTITSADSTSQKELDDINKLFGEEGQVGETNDSFPTEAVAADSATIADDGYGVYGKPLTDCGDDKHEELNPWSAFFIGLLGGFAALFFPCTFPMIPMTMSFFLKGSEKGKGTRNAILYGFSIFLVYFLLSLPFNFGLLGGDALSNFSTNIWVNLAFFVIFLVFAISLFGFFDISLPSSIANKMDSKSSTGDFIGIFFMAFTLAIVSFSCTGPILGLVLASAKDAKFITPAFSGFGLGLGIPFAIFALFPKAMAKLPKSGSWLDVVKNVFAYIELAFAFKFLSNADLVIQWGLLKREQFVIIWIIIAILMGLYLIGKFAFKAEYLIKAGLTTNILGITSFIFAIYLMTDFFGGELNLISGFPPPKTYSISEYKGHFEQHENQYDLALEKAKKENKILFVDFTGHACVNCRKMEENVWPDKMVYEDMKNKFVIVSLFVDEKTSLPENEKRYSQKLKKELVTVGDKWSDFQSTNMHHLSQPQYALIDPNSGRIINEPLANYNEVGVFKKFIDCAINYKKQNP
- a CDS encoding tetratricopeptide repeat protein, with protein sequence MNKPILFFLAASFTMTNLLAQSKLGLQMLQDERWISAEKEFAKSSAEEDIFYKGFAQMKQENLEAAKASFNSIATKPYGKIGLGWLELNAKNKTGASKLFEEAANETKNKNPEVFIAISRAIANSSIEEKDEAIAWAKKACDMVKSNADYRIVWGDAYLSNQDGGSGNIQYEYAQQYAPNTALPYAKIGYYYFRAKVYKEALPNFNKALSIDPNNTFSLNYLAQIYYRYKVYDTAEMYQQKLLQIGDKSPEDMAFLANIYFKAKNYEKAIEQINEIIKGDNKYNYLNRLIGYSYYETGKFQEAITFLEKFLETQPREKILSGDYEYLGKAYIALGDKEKGVSNLRKAVEMNSKDKDAVKSIVEAFKKAKMPAEELEFAKKVVELPEPVASDYLNLGSALYKNKLFEEADATFTKVLELSPNSSDAYYMKAKCKVYLDPEQTAASAREDYTKYLEMVVGNEEKNKKKVIEAKIYLAKIAIKNDNDKARAKTLLDEVLVLDPESKEATELMEFTK